From Tripterygium wilfordii isolate XIE 37 chromosome 16, ASM1340144v1, whole genome shotgun sequence, one genomic window encodes:
- the LOC119980596 gene encoding nuclear pore complex protein NUP1-like isoform X1: MATAPEENKRESYEGGGGGYGKFPKRPFRRHNGTPYDRPPTAIRNPSSSNSNVGGSNHGWLSRLVDPAQRLIASSAHRLFGSVFRKRLPQPPAPDPLPMEPEANQETRDRDHGTIFSDHSNAPDGDINGCDYPSNSLEKDGVIELEQILKQRTFTRSEIDRLTGLLRSRTVGENEKRSEVGPSNLDVPHGKKVEFPSTPANGNRIESNLIGTPVVNSSVLDEDIASPAEVAKAYMDRKPSKASPSMLSWQNERLRDDSSASLNRTLPTKAPITSLVSRSSTHAGVHENGFVTPRSRGRSAIYNMARTPYSRVHSTAAFKDVGFSVASSSSQGARDQSMASGSKQRALKRRSSVLDYDIGSIGPIRRIRQKPSLLSSKNLGMPAAGSTLSIRETNVGSQAAQSSSLVQNLLPADKTNQSFKKKLSGSEDNRVPDSSFTTIPSKSSEMASKILEQLDVLVTSRDKSPTKLSPSMLRGPALRSLENVDSSKFLENVDGKKLVGLHDTSLPGAGECIRQKGKVEENGPSNVIAPSDKFDAIMNGNGTKGLIKGNVPSVKSAVSALNRVVHPQPQKKQAFRMSAHEDYLDLDEDDHPNGAGSSATAHGREKSIISVAESRTIRAEALTTEKPPIDSGGKPFTASVSNENTEKGFSNGTVVAEMPAFPAAPLSNMTGQAALGSPQSTVASVETALLKESKCVDSLHDIGDKVPSVKEPNASSSLFMNGSAFPSVVSGSAGLTFNVSPDARSESSSSFAFVAAGVSDSWPKVSDLEKADDDSSTSKRGVSFRARETSLPSAASTSSSTAGIVSVSNPANGGGLNNGSVTFTPSFTSHIQSSVSDNVASQSLSPSFTPSFGGWASAAETTTAATAGSLFTSATASPSISSSIFKFGSSTVASSTSVSVVSSTAGLELVDAKTKGTNFGSSAGASVGTSATTSSTGNGIFGGSSAVMTSSGGNIFGGSSAAITSSGSSIFGSSSAAITSTAGTTFGGSSLAISSTGSGIFGLSSPAMSSTGSTIFGFSSPATTSNIFGGMSPSINTSSNFSGGVSAIENSANNFHGFGAAASSFASTNQSGGSTPSTIDGAMASAGGTGIMTSTQSMPSQFSSSASSPSIQLSGNSNFSSGASLFGSSSGANPFSSGASFGMNPPTMLSGTNSLSTSSSTASSLFGSNWQVPKSSNFGTTFSTASASSTGFAFGGSSTTSASMGFGTSAGSSSGSIFPFTSAGAASVPAPPSQPVFGNSNTGFAFGSSPVVNNDQMTMEDSMAEDTVQATSTAVPIFGQQTVTPSSSPFMFGSAAPAGANPFQFGSQQNLAAPQNNSPFQASGSLDFNAGGSFSLGAGGDKSNRRTVKVSRSKNRKK, translated from the exons ATGGCGACGGCACCGGAAGAGAACAAGCGGGAATCTtatgaaggaggaggagggggtTATGGGAAGTTTCCAAAACGGCCTTTTAGGAGGCACAATGGGACGCCGTATGATCGCCCGCCGACCGCTATTAGGAACCCTAGTTCTAGCAATAGCAACGTTGGTGGAAGCAACCATGGCTGGCTGTCCAGGTTGGTTGATCCTGCGCAGAGACTTATTGCCTCCAGCGCTCACCGCCTCTTCGGCTCTGTCTTCCGCAAGCGCCTCCCTCAACCTCCTGCCCCAGACCCGTTGCCTATGGAGCCAG AGGCTAACCAGGAAACAAGGGACAGAGATCATGGGACTATTTTTAGT GATCATTCGAATGCGCCAGATGGAGACATCAATGGATGTGACTATCCAAGTAACAGTTTAGAAAAAGATGGAGTTATTGAACTTGAGCAAATTCTGAAGCAAAGGACTTTTACAAG ATCTGAAATTGATCGATTGACTGGCCTACTTCGTTCAAGGACTGTTGGggaaaacgagaaaaggtctGAAGTTGGCCCTTCAAATTTGGATGTACCTCATGGAAAGAAGGTGGAATTCCCAAGTACTCCAGCGAATGGAAATAGAATTGAGAGCAATCTCATTGGAACTCCTGTGGTCAATTCTAGT GTCCTTGATGAAGATATTGCTTCACCTGCAGAGGTTGCAAAAGCTTACATGGACCGGAAGCCTTCTAAAGCATCCCCATCAATGCTTAGTTGGCAAAATGAACGATTGAGGGATGATTCTTCCGCATCACTTAATCGAACATTGCCTACCAAAGCCCCCATAACTTCGCTTGTGAGTAGGTCTTCTACCCACGCTGGTGTTCATGAAAATGGTTTTGTGACGCCAAGATCTCGAGGCAGGTCTGCAATATATAATATGGCTCGGACACCATATTCTAGAGTCCACTCAACTGCTGCATTCAAG GATGTTGGGTTTAGTGTAGCATCATCCTCCTCCCAGGGGGCACGTGATCAAAGTATGGCTTCTGGATCTAAACAAAGG gcTTTAAAGAGAAGGAGTTCAGTCTTGGACTATGATATAGGTTCCATAGGTCCTATACGGAGAATTCGCCAGAAACCAAGCCTTCTGTCCTCAAAAAATTTGGGCATGCCAGCTGCTGGAAGTACTCTTTCAATCCGTGAGACAAATGTTGGTTCTCAAGCTGCTCAATCGTCATCTCTGGTACAGAACCTGCTTCCTGCTGACAAAACAAACCAGAGCTTCAAAAAGAAGTTATCAGGAAGTGAGGATAATAGAGTTCCCGATAGTAGTTTCACCACTATTCCCTCTAAGTCCAGTGAGATGGCTTCAAAAATACTTGAACAACTTGATGTTTTGGTAACTTCGAGGGATAAGTCACCTACTAAGTTGTCACCGTCCATGCTACGTGGTCCTGCTCTTCGAAGCCTGGAGAATGTAGATTCATCAAAGTTTTTGGAGAACGTTGATGGTAAGAAGCTGGTTGGTTTACATGACACCTCTTTACCCGGTGCTGGAGAGTGTATTCGTCAAAAGGGCAAGGTTGAAGAAAATGGCCCATCAAATGTTATTGCTCCTTCTGATAAGTTCGATGCTATAATGAATGGAAACGGTACTAAGGGGTTAATCAAGGGTAATGTTCCTAGTGTTAAAAGTGCGGTTTCTGCACTGAACAGAGTTGTCCATCCCCAACCACAAAAGAAACAGGCTTTCCGGATGAGTGCACATGAG GATTATCTGGATCTGGATGAGGATGACCATCCTAATGGAGCTGGATCATCTGCAACTGCTCATGGGAGAGAGAAGTCAATTATTTCCGTTGCTGAAAGCAGGACTATTAGAGCTGAGGCCCTAACTACGGAGAAGCCTCCAATTGATTCTGGGGGGAAGCCCTTTACGGCTTCTGTATCAAATGAGAACACTGAGAAAGGATTTTCTAATGGGACTGTAGTTGCTGAAATGCCAGCCTTCCCAGCTGCGCCTTTGAGCAACATGACTGGACAGGCAGCTTTGGGGTCCCCACAGTCCACTGTAGCATCTGTTGAAACTGCTTTGcttaaagaatcaaagtgcgTTGATTCCTTACATGATATTGGAGATAAAGTTCCTTCAGTAAAGGAACCAAATGCCTCATCTTCCCTATTTATGAATGGCTCTGCTTTTCCATCAGTTGTGAGTGGATCGGCAGGCCTGACGTTTAATGTCTCTCCAGATGCAAGATCGGAAAGCTCTAGCAG ttttgcttttgttgctGCTGGAGTATCTGATTCTTGGCCAAAAGTGTCTGATTTGGAGAAAGCTGATGACGACAGCAGTACTTCGAAGCGTGGAGTATCATTCAGAGCACGAGAAACTTCACTTCCATCAGCCGCATCAACCTCATCATCCACCGCAGGCATTGTCTCTGTTAGCAACCCTGCCAATGGTGGAGGCCTTAACAATGGATCTGTTACGTTTACTCCTTCCTTCACATCCCACATTCAGTCTTCAGTCTCAGATAATGTTGCCAGTCAATCCTTATCTCCCAGCTTTACACCATCCTTTGGTGGGTGGGCAAGTGCTGCTGAAACTACTACTGCTGCCACTGCTGGCAGCCTTTTCACCTCAGCCACAGCCTCTCCCTCTATCTCTTCATCAATATTTAAATTCGGGTCTTCTACAGTAGCATCATCAACCTCGGTTTCAGTGGTATCATCAACAGCTGGTTTAGAATTGGTGGATGCCAAGACCAAAGGCACCAACTTCGGCAGTTCAGCTGGTGCTTCTGTTGGTACATCTGCAACAACAAGCAGCACAGGAAATGGCATTTTTGGTGGTTCATCTGCGGTAATGACGAGTTCAGGTGGTAATATTTTTGGTGGTTCATCTGCAGCTATAACAAGCTCTGGAAGCAGCATTTTTGGCAGTTCATCTGCAGCAATTACAAGCACAGCAGGCACAACTTTTGGCGGTTCATCCTTGGCCATCTCAAGCACAGGAAGTGGCATTTTTGGTCTCTCATCTCCTGCAATGTCAAGCACAGGAAGCACCATTTTTGGCTTTTCATCTCCTGCTACGACAAGCAATATTTTTGGTGGTATGTCTCCTAGTATTAACACAAGCAGTAATTTCTCCGGTGGTGTTTCTGCAATTGAAAATTCAGCAAATAATTTCCATGGTTTTGGTGCTGCAGCCTCTTCTTTCGCTTCTACTAACCAGTCTGGAGGTTCTACTCCATCTACTATTGATGGTGCAATGGCCTCTGCTGGTGGGACTGGTATTATGACTTCAACTCAGAGTATGCCCAGTCAGTTTAGTTCCTCTGCATCATCTCCATCAATTCAGTTATCTGGGAATTCAAACTTTTCTTCTGGAGCTTCTTTATTTGGTTCGTCTTCTGGAGCCAATCCATTTAGCTCTGGTGCTAGTTTCGGAATGAATCCTCCAACTATGTTATCAGGGACTAATTCTTTGAGCACCAGCAGTAGCACTGCTTCGAGCTTGTTTGGCTCCAACTGGCAAGTCCCCAAATCTTCTAATTTTGGCACGACATTTAGTACTGCTTCAGCATCCTCAACTGGGTTTGCCTTTGGAGGTTCCTCAACTACCAGTGCATCTATGGGCTTTGGAACATCTGCTGGTTCCTCATCAGGTTCAATTTTCCCGTTTACTTCAGCTGGAGCAGCATCTGTGCCAGCCCCTCCTTCGCAGCCTGTGTTTGGCAACAGTAATACTGGCTTTGCATTTGGTTCATCTCCTGTTGTAAACAATGATCAGATGACCATGGAGGATAGCATGGCTGAGGACACAGTTCAAGCAACTTCAACAGCAGTTCCAATATTTGGTCAACAAACTGTTACACCTTCTTCGTCGCCCTTCATGTTTGGTTCTGCAGCTCCAGCAGGGGCAAACCCATTTCAATTTGGTTCGCAACAAAATCTGGCTGCACCTCAGAACAATTCCCCATTTCAGGCCTCTGGTAGTCTTGATTTTAATGCTGGAGGGAGCTTCTCATTGGGCGCGGGTGGCGACAAGTCTAATAGAAGAACTGTTAAAGTTTCCCGGAGCAAGAATCGAAAGAAGTAG
- the LOC119980596 gene encoding nuclear pore complex protein NUP1-like isoform X2: MATAPEENKRESYEGGGGGYGKFPKRPFRRHNGTPYDRPPTAIRNPSSSNSNVGGSNHGWLSRLVDPAQRLIASSAHRLFGSVFRKRLPQPPAPDPLPMEPEANQETRDRDHGTIFSDHSNAPDGDINGCDYPSNSLEKDGVIELEQILKQRTFTRSEIDRLTGLLRSRTVGENEKRSEVGPSNLDVPHGKKVEFPSTPANGNRIESNLIGTPVVNSSVLDEDIASPAEVAKAYMDRKPSKASPSMLSWQNERLRDDSSASLNRTLPTKAPITSLVSRSSTHAGVHENGFVTPRSRGRSAIYNMARTPYSRVHSTAAFKDVGFSVASSSSQGARDQSMASGSKQRALKRRSSVLDYDIGSIGPIRRIRQKPSLLSSKNLGMPAAGSTLSIRETNVGSQAAQSSSLVQNLLPADKTNQSFKKKLSGSEDNRVPDSSFTTIPSKSSEMASKILEQLDVLVTSRDKSPTKLSPSMLRGPALRSLENVDSSKFLENVDGKKLVGLHDTSLPGAGECIRQKGKVEENGPSNVIAPSDKFDAIMNGNGTKGLIKGNVPSVKSAVSALNRVVHPQPQKKQAFRMSAHEDYLDLDEDDHPNGAGSSATAHGREKSIISVAESRTIRAEALTTEKPPIDSGGKPFTASVSNENTEKGFSNGTVVAEMPAFPAAPLSNMTGQAALGSPQSTVASVETALLKESKCVDSLHDIGDKVPSVKEPNASSSLFMNGSAFPSVVSGSAGLTFNVSPDARSESSSSFAFVAAGVSDSWPKVSDLEKADDDSSTSKRGVSFRARETSLPSAASTSSSTAGIVSVSNPANGGGLNNGSVTFTPSFTSHIQSSVSDNVASQSLSPSFTPSFGGWASAAETTTAATAGSLFTSATASPSISSSIFKFGSSTVASSTSVSVVSSTAGLELVDAKTKGTNFGSSAGASVGTSATTSSTGNGIFGGSSAVMTSSGGNIFGGSSAAITSSGSSIFGSSSAAITSTAGTTFGGSSLAISSTGSGIFGLSSPAMSSTGSTIFGFSSPATTSNIFGASSFASTNQSGGSTPSTIDGAMASAGGTGIMTSTQSMPSQFSSSASSPSIQLSGNSNFSSGASLFGSSSGANPFSSGASFGMNPPTMLSGTNSLSTSSSTASSLFGSNWQVPKSSNFGTTFSTASASSTGFAFGGSSTTSASMGFGTSAGSSSGSIFPFTSAGAASVPAPPSQPVFGNSNTGFAFGSSPVVNNDQMTMEDSMAEDTVQATSTAVPIFGQQTVTPSSSPFMFGSAAPAGANPFQFGSQQNLAAPQNNSPFQASGSLDFNAGGSFSLGAGGDKSNRRTVKVSRSKNRKK; this comes from the exons ATGGCGACGGCACCGGAAGAGAACAAGCGGGAATCTtatgaaggaggaggagggggtTATGGGAAGTTTCCAAAACGGCCTTTTAGGAGGCACAATGGGACGCCGTATGATCGCCCGCCGACCGCTATTAGGAACCCTAGTTCTAGCAATAGCAACGTTGGTGGAAGCAACCATGGCTGGCTGTCCAGGTTGGTTGATCCTGCGCAGAGACTTATTGCCTCCAGCGCTCACCGCCTCTTCGGCTCTGTCTTCCGCAAGCGCCTCCCTCAACCTCCTGCCCCAGACCCGTTGCCTATGGAGCCAG AGGCTAACCAGGAAACAAGGGACAGAGATCATGGGACTATTTTTAGT GATCATTCGAATGCGCCAGATGGAGACATCAATGGATGTGACTATCCAAGTAACAGTTTAGAAAAAGATGGAGTTATTGAACTTGAGCAAATTCTGAAGCAAAGGACTTTTACAAG ATCTGAAATTGATCGATTGACTGGCCTACTTCGTTCAAGGACTGTTGGggaaaacgagaaaaggtctGAAGTTGGCCCTTCAAATTTGGATGTACCTCATGGAAAGAAGGTGGAATTCCCAAGTACTCCAGCGAATGGAAATAGAATTGAGAGCAATCTCATTGGAACTCCTGTGGTCAATTCTAGT GTCCTTGATGAAGATATTGCTTCACCTGCAGAGGTTGCAAAAGCTTACATGGACCGGAAGCCTTCTAAAGCATCCCCATCAATGCTTAGTTGGCAAAATGAACGATTGAGGGATGATTCTTCCGCATCACTTAATCGAACATTGCCTACCAAAGCCCCCATAACTTCGCTTGTGAGTAGGTCTTCTACCCACGCTGGTGTTCATGAAAATGGTTTTGTGACGCCAAGATCTCGAGGCAGGTCTGCAATATATAATATGGCTCGGACACCATATTCTAGAGTCCACTCAACTGCTGCATTCAAG GATGTTGGGTTTAGTGTAGCATCATCCTCCTCCCAGGGGGCACGTGATCAAAGTATGGCTTCTGGATCTAAACAAAGG gcTTTAAAGAGAAGGAGTTCAGTCTTGGACTATGATATAGGTTCCATAGGTCCTATACGGAGAATTCGCCAGAAACCAAGCCTTCTGTCCTCAAAAAATTTGGGCATGCCAGCTGCTGGAAGTACTCTTTCAATCCGTGAGACAAATGTTGGTTCTCAAGCTGCTCAATCGTCATCTCTGGTACAGAACCTGCTTCCTGCTGACAAAACAAACCAGAGCTTCAAAAAGAAGTTATCAGGAAGTGAGGATAATAGAGTTCCCGATAGTAGTTTCACCACTATTCCCTCTAAGTCCAGTGAGATGGCTTCAAAAATACTTGAACAACTTGATGTTTTGGTAACTTCGAGGGATAAGTCACCTACTAAGTTGTCACCGTCCATGCTACGTGGTCCTGCTCTTCGAAGCCTGGAGAATGTAGATTCATCAAAGTTTTTGGAGAACGTTGATGGTAAGAAGCTGGTTGGTTTACATGACACCTCTTTACCCGGTGCTGGAGAGTGTATTCGTCAAAAGGGCAAGGTTGAAGAAAATGGCCCATCAAATGTTATTGCTCCTTCTGATAAGTTCGATGCTATAATGAATGGAAACGGTACTAAGGGGTTAATCAAGGGTAATGTTCCTAGTGTTAAAAGTGCGGTTTCTGCACTGAACAGAGTTGTCCATCCCCAACCACAAAAGAAACAGGCTTTCCGGATGAGTGCACATGAG GATTATCTGGATCTGGATGAGGATGACCATCCTAATGGAGCTGGATCATCTGCAACTGCTCATGGGAGAGAGAAGTCAATTATTTCCGTTGCTGAAAGCAGGACTATTAGAGCTGAGGCCCTAACTACGGAGAAGCCTCCAATTGATTCTGGGGGGAAGCCCTTTACGGCTTCTGTATCAAATGAGAACACTGAGAAAGGATTTTCTAATGGGACTGTAGTTGCTGAAATGCCAGCCTTCCCAGCTGCGCCTTTGAGCAACATGACTGGACAGGCAGCTTTGGGGTCCCCACAGTCCACTGTAGCATCTGTTGAAACTGCTTTGcttaaagaatcaaagtgcgTTGATTCCTTACATGATATTGGAGATAAAGTTCCTTCAGTAAAGGAACCAAATGCCTCATCTTCCCTATTTATGAATGGCTCTGCTTTTCCATCAGTTGTGAGTGGATCGGCAGGCCTGACGTTTAATGTCTCTCCAGATGCAAGATCGGAAAGCTCTAGCAG ttttgcttttgttgctGCTGGAGTATCTGATTCTTGGCCAAAAGTGTCTGATTTGGAGAAAGCTGATGACGACAGCAGTACTTCGAAGCGTGGAGTATCATTCAGAGCACGAGAAACTTCACTTCCATCAGCCGCATCAACCTCATCATCCACCGCAGGCATTGTCTCTGTTAGCAACCCTGCCAATGGTGGAGGCCTTAACAATGGATCTGTTACGTTTACTCCTTCCTTCACATCCCACATTCAGTCTTCAGTCTCAGATAATGTTGCCAGTCAATCCTTATCTCCCAGCTTTACACCATCCTTTGGTGGGTGGGCAAGTGCTGCTGAAACTACTACTGCTGCCACTGCTGGCAGCCTTTTCACCTCAGCCACAGCCTCTCCCTCTATCTCTTCATCAATATTTAAATTCGGGTCTTCTACAGTAGCATCATCAACCTCGGTTTCAGTGGTATCATCAACAGCTGGTTTAGAATTGGTGGATGCCAAGACCAAAGGCACCAACTTCGGCAGTTCAGCTGGTGCTTCTGTTGGTACATCTGCAACAACAAGCAGCACAGGAAATGGCATTTTTGGTGGTTCATCTGCGGTAATGACGAGTTCAGGTGGTAATATTTTTGGTGGTTCATCTGCAGCTATAACAAGCTCTGGAAGCAGCATTTTTGGCAGTTCATCTGCAGCAATTACAAGCACAGCAGGCACAACTTTTGGCGGTTCATCCTTGGCCATCTCAAGCACAGGAAGTGGCATTTTTGGTCTCTCATCTCCTGCAATGTCAAGCACAGGAAGCACCATTTTTGGCTTTTCATCTCCTGCTACGACAAGCAATATTTTTGGTG CCTCTTCTTTCGCTTCTACTAACCAGTCTGGAGGTTCTACTCCATCTACTATTGATGGTGCAATGGCCTCTGCTGGTGGGACTGGTATTATGACTTCAACTCAGAGTATGCCCAGTCAGTTTAGTTCCTCTGCATCATCTCCATCAATTCAGTTATCTGGGAATTCAAACTTTTCTTCTGGAGCTTCTTTATTTGGTTCGTCTTCTGGAGCCAATCCATTTAGCTCTGGTGCTAGTTTCGGAATGAATCCTCCAACTATGTTATCAGGGACTAATTCTTTGAGCACCAGCAGTAGCACTGCTTCGAGCTTGTTTGGCTCCAACTGGCAAGTCCCCAAATCTTCTAATTTTGGCACGACATTTAGTACTGCTTCAGCATCCTCAACTGGGTTTGCCTTTGGAGGTTCCTCAACTACCAGTGCATCTATGGGCTTTGGAACATCTGCTGGTTCCTCATCAGGTTCAATTTTCCCGTTTACTTCAGCTGGAGCAGCATCTGTGCCAGCCCCTCCTTCGCAGCCTGTGTTTGGCAACAGTAATACTGGCTTTGCATTTGGTTCATCTCCTGTTGTAAACAATGATCAGATGACCATGGAGGATAGCATGGCTGAGGACACAGTTCAAGCAACTTCAACAGCAGTTCCAATATTTGGTCAACAAACTGTTACACCTTCTTCGTCGCCCTTCATGTTTGGTTCTGCAGCTCCAGCAGGGGCAAACCCATTTCAATTTGGTTCGCAACAAAATCTGGCTGCACCTCAGAACAATTCCCCATTTCAGGCCTCTGGTAGTCTTGATTTTAATGCTGGAGGGAGCTTCTCATTGGGCGCGGGTGGCGACAAGTCTAATAGAAGAACTGTTAAAGTTTCCCGGAGCAAGAATCGAAAGAAGTAG
- the LOC119980603 gene encoding 7-methylguanosine phosphate-specific 5'-nucleotidase isoform X2, whose protein sequence is MSYRLRSIVDIPVRRLTVSKRHRVLHTSISNQIKMEHRDASVVVVDDPQLLKQKLASIRAAGPATLQVIADFDATLTKCWLNGRRGQSSHGLLQQSNPEYDAKRQALLEYYHPLEFSPSIPIEEKTRLMEEWWGKTHGLLVEGGLTFDDIKKSVANANIAFREGVVELFELLEERDVPILIFSAGLADIIEEVLRQKVHRSFKNIEIVSNRMIFDADGHLISFKGKTIHSLNKNERALDMAAPLHEKLGDTNVLLAENFSVKERTNVLLLGDHLGDLRMSDGLDYETRISVGFLNDNIEGNLSSYRKAFDIVCLNDAPMWEAVKLVSQLFATGSN, encoded by the exons ATGAGTTACCGTCTCCGAAGCATAGTCGATATCCCAGTCCGTCGACTCACCGTTTCGAAGCGACACCGTGTTCTTCACACCAG CATAAGCAATCAAATCAAAATGGAACACCGGGATGCTTCGGTGGTCGTCGTGGACGATCCGCAGCTTCTGAAGCAGAAACTAGCCTCAATTCGCGCAGCTGGTCCTGCCACACTACAg GTTATTGCGGATTTTGATGCGACATTGACGAAGTGCTGGCTGAATGGCCGGCGTGGGCAAA GCAGTCATGGGCTTTTGCAGCAATCGAATCCAGAGTATGATGCCAAGAGACAGGCATTGCTCGAGTACTATCATCCACTGGAATTCTCACCTTCCATTCCAATTGAAGAGAAAACAAGGCTTATGGAGGAGTG GTGGGGAAAGACGCATGGTCTTCTTGTAGAGGGAGGTCTCACATTTGATGACATCAAGAAGTCTGTTGCTAATGCCAATATTGCATTTAGGGAGGGCGTAGTTGAACTCTTTGAACTTTTGGAG GAAAGAGACGTTCCCATTCTCATATTTTCTGCAGGGCTTGCAGATATCATAGAGGAG GTCCTGAGGCAGAAAGTTCATAGATCCTTCAAAAATATTGAGATAGTCTCAAATCGAATGATTTTTGACGCTGATGGTCATCTTATATCCTTTAAAG GGAAGACAATTCATAGTCTAAACAAAAATGAACGTGCTCTTGATATGGCTGCTCCACTTCATGAGAAATTGGGTGATACTAATGTGCTGCTGGCTGAAAACTTCTCTGTGAAGGAGAGAACCAATGTGCTGCTTCTCGGTGATCACCTTGGAGACTTGAGAATGTCAGATGGCTTGGACTATGAGACGCGAATATCTGTGGGGTTCTT GAACGACAACATTGAGGGCAATCTTAGTAGCTATAGGAAAGCCTTTGATATTGTTTGCCTG AATGATGCACCGATGTGGGAAGCAGTCAAATTAGTTTCTCAGCTGTTTGCAACCGGAAGCAACTAA
- the LOC119980603 gene encoding 7-methylguanosine phosphate-specific 5'-nucleotidase isoform X1: protein MSYRLRSIVDIPVRRLTVSKRHRVLHTRGNSISNQIKMEHRDASVVVVDDPQLLKQKLASIRAAGPATLQVIADFDATLTKCWLNGRRGQSSHGLLQQSNPEYDAKRQALLEYYHPLEFSPSIPIEEKTRLMEEWWGKTHGLLVEGGLTFDDIKKSVANANIAFREGVVELFELLEERDVPILIFSAGLADIIEEVLRQKVHRSFKNIEIVSNRMIFDADGHLISFKGKTIHSLNKNERALDMAAPLHEKLGDTNVLLAENFSVKERTNVLLLGDHLGDLRMSDGLDYETRISVGFLNDNIEGNLSSYRKAFDIVCLNDAPMWEAVKLVSQLFATGSN, encoded by the exons ATGAGTTACCGTCTCCGAAGCATAGTCGATATCCCAGTCCGTCGACTCACCGTTTCGAAGCGACACCGTGTTCTTCACACCAG AGGAAACAGCATAAGCAATCAAATCAAAATGGAACACCGGGATGCTTCGGTGGTCGTCGTGGACGATCCGCAGCTTCTGAAGCAGAAACTAGCCTCAATTCGCGCAGCTGGTCCTGCCACACTACAg GTTATTGCGGATTTTGATGCGACATTGACGAAGTGCTGGCTGAATGGCCGGCGTGGGCAAA GCAGTCATGGGCTTTTGCAGCAATCGAATCCAGAGTATGATGCCAAGAGACAGGCATTGCTCGAGTACTATCATCCACTGGAATTCTCACCTTCCATTCCAATTGAAGAGAAAACAAGGCTTATGGAGGAGTG GTGGGGAAAGACGCATGGTCTTCTTGTAGAGGGAGGTCTCACATTTGATGACATCAAGAAGTCTGTTGCTAATGCCAATATTGCATTTAGGGAGGGCGTAGTTGAACTCTTTGAACTTTTGGAG GAAAGAGACGTTCCCATTCTCATATTTTCTGCAGGGCTTGCAGATATCATAGAGGAG GTCCTGAGGCAGAAAGTTCATAGATCCTTCAAAAATATTGAGATAGTCTCAAATCGAATGATTTTTGACGCTGATGGTCATCTTATATCCTTTAAAG GGAAGACAATTCATAGTCTAAACAAAAATGAACGTGCTCTTGATATGGCTGCTCCACTTCATGAGAAATTGGGTGATACTAATGTGCTGCTGGCTGAAAACTTCTCTGTGAAGGAGAGAACCAATGTGCTGCTTCTCGGTGATCACCTTGGAGACTTGAGAATGTCAGATGGCTTGGACTATGAGACGCGAATATCTGTGGGGTTCTT GAACGACAACATTGAGGGCAATCTTAGTAGCTATAGGAAAGCCTTTGATATTGTTTGCCTG AATGATGCACCGATGTGGGAAGCAGTCAAATTAGTTTCTCAGCTGTTTGCAACCGGAAGCAACTAA